A stretch of Pseudoprevotella muciniphila DNA encodes these proteins:
- a CDS encoding M15 family metallopeptidase: MTSTTSPSMVNRVFIALIAGMVFLSCNSVAQNAPEAEKAAAAKPAEGQAEPDRDVPEGAAILMKCYPDFIKGYKDGKLLMSDGTTLVYDDGREKSFVEKLDDADPEDMFAFTYNRKTRIPEYLQDAGRSRCEALFKKMYGSTEAAVRRNLISVPWFGQKVLFTKVNGAADRLRAVAAELAQHPELSKYFKSEGTFYWRPVRGAKRLSAHSYGMTIDIGGNFKTYWLWKKPGAKETDRNIVYENKMPLEIVEIFEKHGFIWGGRWYHYDTMHFEYRPEILMNNP, from the coding sequence ATGACATCAACAACCTCTCCAAGTATGGTTAACAGAGTTTTTATAGCCTTGATTGCCGGTATGGTCTTCCTTTCCTGCAATTCGGTGGCTCAGAATGCACCGGAGGCTGAGAAAGCAGCGGCTGCCAAGCCGGCAGAAGGGCAGGCGGAGCCGGACAGGGACGTGCCCGAGGGTGCGGCTATCCTGATGAAGTGCTATCCCGACTTCATCAAGGGCTATAAGGACGGCAAACTCCTGATGAGCGACGGCACGACGCTGGTCTATGACGACGGGCGCGAGAAGTCGTTCGTGGAGAAACTGGACGATGCCGACCCTGAGGACATGTTTGCCTTCACGTACAATCGTAAGACGCGCATACCGGAATACTTGCAGGATGCCGGTCGCAGCCGTTGCGAGGCATTGTTCAAGAAGATGTACGGATCCACTGAAGCCGCTGTTCGCAGAAATCTGATCAGTGTGCCTTGGTTTGGTCAGAAAGTGCTCTTTACGAAGGTGAATGGCGCGGCAGACCGTCTGAGAGCCGTTGCAGCCGAACTGGCACAGCATCCGGAACTGAGCAAGTATTTCAAGTCGGAAGGCACGTTCTATTGGCGTCCTGTGCGTGGTGCCAAGCGCCTGAGTGCCCATTCCTACGGCATGACCATCGACATTGGCGGTAACTTCAAGACGTATTGGCTGTGGAAGAAGCCCGGTGCTAAGGAAACCGACCGGAACATCGTGTATGAGAACAAGATGCCTCTTGAGATTGTAGAAATCTTTGAGAAGCATGGATTTATCTGGGGCGGACGCTGGTATCACTATGACACCATGCACTTTGAATACCGCCCGGAAATTCTCATGAATAATCCCTGA
- the guaB gene encoding IMP dehydrogenase, whose translation MSNFIADKIVMDGLTFDDVLLVPAYSEVLPNTVKLDTWFSRNIQLHIPFVTAAMDTVTEAPMAIAIAREGGIGVIHKNMSIEEQARQVAIVKRAENGMIYDPVTIQRGKTVGDALAIMSEYHIGGIPVVDEENRLVGIVTNRDLRFELDHNKTIDMVMTKDHLVTTTQQTDLAGAARILQENKIEKLPVVDRDNHLVGLITYKDITKAKDKPMACKDEKGRLRVAAGVGVTFDTLDRMQALVNAGVDAIIIDTAHGHSRNVIEKLREAKASFAGVDIVVGNVATGEAARMLVEAGADCVKVGIGPGSICTTRVVAGVGVPQLSAVYDVACALKDTGVPLIADGGLRYSGDIVKALAAGGTSVMIGSLVAGTEESPGETIIFNGRKFKSYRGMGSLEAMENGSKDRYFQAGVKETKKLVPEGIAGRVPYKGTVQEVIYQLVGGLRSGMGYCGAATIDDLHNAKFTRITNAGVNESHPHDITITSEAPNYSRNEY comes from the coding sequence ATTTCGAATTTTATTGCAGACAAGATTGTGATGGACGGTCTGACATTCGACGACGTTCTGTTGGTTCCCGCTTATTCAGAAGTGCTTCCAAACACTGTGAAACTGGACACCTGGTTTTCGCGTAACATACAGTTGCACATCCCCTTCGTTACGGCAGCGATGGACACCGTTACGGAGGCGCCTATGGCGATAGCCATTGCCCGCGAGGGCGGCATAGGTGTGATTCACAAGAACATGTCGATAGAAGAACAGGCTCGTCAGGTTGCCATCGTGAAACGTGCCGAGAACGGCATGATTTACGACCCTGTTACCATTCAGCGCGGCAAGACGGTGGGCGATGCGCTCGCCATCATGTCGGAGTACCACATCGGCGGCATACCTGTAGTTGACGAAGAGAATCGCCTGGTGGGCATCGTAACGAACCGCGACCTGCGTTTCGAACTGGACCACAACAAGACCATTGACATGGTAATGACGAAGGACCACCTCGTGACTACCACACAGCAGACCGACCTCGCCGGTGCTGCACGCATTCTGCAAGAAAACAAGATCGAGAAACTCCCCGTAGTTGACCGCGACAACCACCTCGTGGGACTGATTACCTACAAGGACATCACCAAGGCGAAGGACAAGCCTATGGCGTGCAAGGACGAGAAAGGCAGGCTTCGTGTGGCAGCAGGTGTGGGTGTTACGTTTGACACGCTCGACCGTATGCAAGCCCTCGTCAATGCCGGCGTTGATGCCATCATCATCGACACTGCCCACGGTCACAGCCGCAACGTTATCGAGAAACTCCGCGAAGCAAAGGCAAGTTTTGCAGGTGTAGATATTGTAGTGGGCAACGTAGCCACAGGCGAAGCCGCACGTATGCTTGTGGAGGCAGGAGCCGACTGTGTGAAGGTGGGTATCGGTCCCGGCAGCATCTGTACCACACGTGTCGTGGCAGGCGTGGGTGTGCCGCAACTTTCAGCCGTTTACGATGTGGCTTGTGCCCTGAAAGACACTGGTGTACCCCTCATAGCCGACGGTGGCCTGCGCTATTCCGGCGACATCGTGAAAGCCCTCGCGGCAGGTGGCACGAGTGTGATGATAGGCTCCCTCGTGGCAGGCACGGAAGAATCGCCGGGCGAAACCATCATCTTTAACGGCAGGAAGTTCAAGAGTTACCGCGGCATGGGCTCGCTCGAAGCCATGGAGAACGGCTCCAAGGACCGCTACTTCCAGGCTGGTGTGAAGGAGACGAAGAAACTCGTGCCGGAAGGCATAGCAGGTCGTGTGCCCTACAAAGGCACAGTTCAGGAAGTGATATACCAACTCGTGGGCGGTCTGCGCTCCGGTATGGGCTACTGCGGTGCAGCCACCATCGACGACCTGCACAACGCCAAGTTCACGCGCATCACGAATGCCGGAGTGAACGAGAGCCACCCGCACGACATCACCATCACGAGCGAGGCACCCAACTACAGCCGAAACGAATACTAA
- a CDS encoding RelA/SpoT family protein, whose amino-acid sequence MTKGSKSIFRLIYCLAHREKLVKPFGEVMRRVRDFVVSELSLGARQADDFGFNRVQTALETVLLAADETGIRGNVLVAAVADAVIDDEEGRLRAKAAFGNDVYDALTAFSRISTLCSKVEAMKSENFRNLLIAQANDIRVVLLLIARSVNVMRKIRDTKQKDAQRRESYEAAYLYAPLAHKLGLYALKSELEDLSLKYLEHDAYYHIKDKLNATKRARDEYVEHFIAPIREMLDGEGMDYHIKARTKSIHSIWQKMKKQKCEFEGVYDLFAIRIILNVPLKKEKEQCWKVFSLITARYESNLKRLRDWLTVPKSNGYESLHITVRGPQDKWVEVQIRTERMDEIAEHGLAAHWRYKGVKSSGGNVESWLADIRNALETGDEKLLSDSMASSRPEQNTYVFTPKGDLFSLPAGATVLDFAYMIHTGVGNRCTGAKIGGRNVSLRHVLHSGDTVEVQTSNNQTPKADWQQIVVSGHARSKIRAAVKELSAREAALAREQVERRLKNRKVEWDETVINRLVHKFSYKEANDFFKDISNGRLDVMEVIDRYTELYHREHGANTSAEPVRSAEEYNFEQDSANAGAVGHGGDVLVIDRNLKGLDFQMARCCNPVYGDDVFGFVTVSGGIKIHCTDCPNAPALRERFGYRIVKARWAGKGGEKYPVTLRVVGNDDLGIVNNITSIIAREEKIMLRSIRIDSNAGLFSGVLTVLVDDTDTIGKLVKKIKGVKGVVGVERV is encoded by the coding sequence ATGACAAAGGGAAGTAAGTCCATATTTCGTTTAATATATTGCCTGGCGCATCGCGAGAAGTTGGTCAAGCCGTTTGGCGAAGTGATGCGCCGTGTGCGCGACTTCGTGGTGTCTGAATTGTCTCTCGGTGCGCGGCAAGCAGACGACTTCGGCTTCAACCGCGTACAGACAGCCCTCGAAACGGTGCTGTTGGCAGCCGACGAAACGGGTATCCGCGGCAATGTGCTTGTGGCTGCCGTGGCAGATGCCGTAATCGACGACGAGGAAGGACGCCTGCGTGCCAAGGCTGCGTTTGGCAATGACGTGTATGATGCCCTGACGGCATTCAGCCGTATCAGCACCTTGTGCAGCAAGGTAGAGGCGATGAAGTCCGAAAACTTTCGCAACCTGCTCATCGCACAGGCCAATGACATCCGCGTGGTGCTTCTGCTTATCGCCCGCAGTGTAAACGTGATGCGAAAGATTCGCGACACGAAGCAGAAGGATGCGCAGCGCAGGGAGTCGTACGAAGCCGCCTATCTCTACGCCCCCCTCGCCCACAAACTCGGTCTTTATGCCCTCAAGAGCGAACTGGAGGACCTGTCGCTCAAATACCTTGAACACGACGCCTACTATCACATCAAGGACAAACTCAATGCCACAAAGCGTGCGCGCGACGAATACGTGGAGCATTTCATCGCCCCTATCCGCGAAATGCTCGATGGCGAGGGCATGGACTATCACATCAAGGCGCGCACCAAGAGCATCCACTCCATCTGGCAGAAGATGAAGAAGCAGAAATGCGAGTTCGAGGGCGTTTACGACCTCTTTGCCATTCGCATCATTCTCAATGTGCCTCTCAAGAAAGAGAAAGAGCAATGTTGGAAGGTGTTCAGTCTGATTACGGCGCGCTACGAGTCGAACCTCAAGCGTTTGCGCGACTGGCTCACCGTGCCCAAGAGCAACGGCTACGAGAGCCTTCACATCACCGTTCGCGGTCCGCAGGACAAGTGGGTGGAGGTGCAGATTCGCACAGAACGCATGGACGAGATAGCGGAACACGGTCTTGCAGCTCACTGGCGCTATAAGGGCGTGAAGAGTAGCGGCGGCAATGTGGAGAGTTGGCTGGCGGACATCCGCAATGCCCTTGAGACAGGCGACGAGAAACTCCTTTCCGACAGCATGGCATCGTCGCGCCCCGAGCAGAACACTTATGTCTTCACTCCCAAGGGCGACCTGTTCAGCCTGCCAGCCGGTGCCACGGTGCTCGATTTTGCCTATATGATCCACACCGGTGTGGGCAACCGCTGCACAGGGGCAAAGATTGGCGGCAGAAACGTATCGCTGCGGCATGTGCTGCATAGTGGCGACACGGTGGAGGTACAGACCTCCAACAACCAGACGCCCAAGGCGGACTGGCAGCAAATCGTGGTGTCGGGGCATGCACGTTCCAAGATACGTGCTGCCGTTAAGGAACTCTCTGCCCGCGAGGCTGCCCTGGCGCGTGAACAGGTGGAACGACGGCTCAAGAACCGCAAGGTGGAATGGGACGAAACCGTCATCAACCGCCTCGTTCACAAGTTTAGTTACAAGGAGGCGAACGACTTTTTCAAAGACATCTCCAACGGTCGTCTTGACGTGATGGAAGTCATCGACCGTTATACTGAACTCTACCATCGCGAGCATGGCGCGAACACATCAGCGGAGCCTGTGCGAAGTGCCGAGGAATACAACTTCGAGCAGGACAGCGCCAATGCCGGTGCCGTGGGGCATGGTGGCGACGTACTCGTTATCGACCGCAACCTCAAGGGCCTCGACTTCCAGATGGCACGCTGCTGCAACCCCGTCTATGGCGACGACGTGTTTGGCTTCGTTACCGTGAGTGGCGGCATAAAAATCCACTGCACCGACTGCCCCAATGCCCCCGCCTTGCGCGAACGTTTCGGCTATCGCATCGTAAAGGCACGGTGGGCAGGAAAAGGCGGCGAGAAATACCCCGTCACACTGCGCGTGGTGGGCAACGACGACCTCGGCATCGTCAACAATATCACTTCCATCATTGCCCGCGAAGAAAAAATCATGCTCCGCAGTATACGCATCGACAGCAATGCCGGCCTCTTCTCCGGTGTGCTCACCGTACTTGTTGATGATACCGACACCATCGGAAAACTCGTCAAGAAAATCAAAGGAGTCAAAGGTGTCGTCGGGGTGGAGCGGGTGTGA
- a CDS encoding HAD family hydrolase, translating to MINPTTYIFDLDGTLLDTLQDLKASTNHALRSHGLPERTTEEVRQFVGNGVRKLIERAVPENTPQEVLEAVFADFRKHYMDHCLDATAPYPGIIDMLRRIKAQGKRMAIVSNKLDPAVKELNERFFKEYIDLAVGESDTVRRKPAPDMVNTILQTLGITKEEMVYVGDSEVDLQTARNAGVGCISVLWGFRDKEILIANGATTFAKTPEEIK from the coding sequence ATGATCAACCCTACCACATACATCTTCGACCTCGACGGCACACTGCTTGATACGCTCCAGGACCTCAAAGCCAGCACGAACCACGCGCTGCGTTCCCACGGACTTCCGGAACGTACGACAGAGGAAGTGCGACAGTTCGTGGGCAACGGCGTAAGAAAACTCATCGAAAGGGCTGTACCCGAAAACACACCGCAAGAAGTTCTCGAAGCGGTATTCGCCGATTTCCGGAAACACTATATGGACCACTGCCTCGACGCGACAGCGCCCTATCCCGGCATCATCGACATGCTCCGACGGATCAAGGCGCAGGGCAAGCGCATGGCTATCGTAAGCAACAAACTCGACCCCGCCGTGAAGGAACTCAACGAACGGTTCTTCAAGGAATATATCGACCTGGCAGTGGGAGAGAGCGACACCGTGCGACGCAAACCGGCACCCGACATGGTGAACACCATACTGCAAACGCTCGGCATCACGAAAGAAGAAATGGTCTATGTGGGCGACTCGGAAGTGGACTTACAGACGGCACGCAACGCAGGAGTAGGGTGCATCAGCGTCCTCTGGGGCTTCCGCGACAAGGAAATCCTCATAGCCAACGGCGCCACCACCTTCGCCAAAACACCCGAAGAAATAAAATAA
- a CDS encoding peptidylprolyl isomerase → MRILKILSLLFPIALAASGQSRIVDKVIMIVGDEPILLSDVEESRISYEKRGVIIDNPYSAIPEQIAIQKLFIHQALLDSVEVNDSEISADVNERINTYIEEFGSRQNVEMYAGKSISQLREDLTKRLREENLVQGAQRNLTKGIKVTPAEVREFFRDIPQDSLPMIPTQVELQILTQEPQPTPEEVERVQEQLRDIARRVNAGETSFSAQARAYSQDGSAKNGGELGFTGRGQWVPEFSKVAFSMNEPNKVSRVVKTEFGFHIIQFLERRGDRVNVRHILLKPQIENSEYNRLLLRLDSIGNDIRDGKFTFDAAALALSDDEDTRNNNGLMVNKAQRNTLTSRFKMSELPAELARVVDTLKVGEVSNSFMMDNGKGKTVCAIVCLKNRIPEHRANMTEDFQELKDVVFAHRCDEKIDEWIREKQKTTYIKIDPEWKHRNFKYPGWVKDN, encoded by the coding sequence ATGCGTATTCTGAAGATATTGTCGCTGCTCTTTCCCATAGCCCTTGCTGCAAGCGGGCAGAGCCGCATAGTGGACAAGGTGATTATGATAGTGGGCGATGAACCCATCCTCCTCTCCGACGTTGAGGAGTCGCGCATCAGTTATGAAAAGCGCGGTGTTATCATCGACAACCCCTACAGTGCCATACCCGAACAGATAGCCATACAGAAACTCTTCATCCATCAGGCACTGCTCGACAGTGTGGAAGTGAACGACTCTGAGATTTCAGCGGATGTGAACGAGCGTATCAATACCTACATAGAGGAATTCGGTTCCCGCCAGAATGTGGAGATGTATGCCGGTAAGTCCATCTCCCAACTCCGTGAAGACCTCACCAAGCGCTTACGCGAGGAAAATCTCGTGCAGGGTGCCCAGCGCAACCTGACGAAGGGCATCAAGGTTACCCCTGCTGAGGTGCGCGAATTCTTCCGCGACATACCGCAGGACAGCCTGCCGATGATACCCACTCAGGTGGAGTTGCAGATTCTCACCCAGGAGCCGCAACCCACACCGGAAGAGGTGGAGCGTGTGCAGGAACAGTTGCGCGACATAGCGCGCCGTGTGAATGCCGGCGAGACCTCATTTTCCGCTCAGGCACGCGCCTATTCTCAGGACGGCAGTGCGAAGAATGGCGGTGAACTTGGTTTTACGGGGCGCGGACAGTGGGTGCCGGAGTTCTCGAAAGTGGCATTCAGCATGAACGAGCCCAACAAGGTGTCGCGCGTGGTGAAAACCGAATTCGGCTTCCATATCATACAGTTCCTTGAGCGTCGTGGCGACAGGGTCAACGTGCGCCACATCCTGCTCAAGCCGCAGATAGAAAACAGTGAGTACAACCGCCTCCTGCTGCGCCTCGACTCCATAGGCAACGACATCCGCGACGGTAAATTCACCTTCGACGCAGCAGCGCTGGCACTATCCGACGATGAGGATACGCGCAACAACAACGGTCTGATGGTGAACAAAGCACAGCGCAACACACTGACCTCGCGCTTCAAGATGAGCGAACTGCCTGCCGAACTCGCGCGGGTGGTGGATACGCTCAAAGTGGGAGAGGTGTCGAACTCCTTCATGATGGACAACGGCAAGGGTAAGACGGTGTGTGCTATCGTCTGCCTCAAAAACCGCATTCCGGAACACCGCGCCAACATGACGGAGGACTTTCAGGAACTCAAGGATGTGGTGTTTGCTCATCGCTGCGATGAGAAAATAGACGAGTGGATACGCGAGAAGCAAAAGACCACCTACATCAAGATAGACCCCGAGTGGAAACACCGCAACTTCAAGTACCCGGGCTGGGTGAAGGACAACTAA
- a CDS encoding phospho-sugar mutase, with translation MENQELLAKCSEVAKVWAESPLYDEATRKSVQAMLDNEDKTELVECFYQTLEFGTGGLRGIMGPGTNRMNIYTVGAATQGLSNYLNKQFAGKLDQISVVVGHDCRNNSRLFAETSANIFSANGIKVYLFEDMRPTPEMSFAIRHFGCQSGIILTASHNPKEYNGYKAYWDDGAQVTGPHDTGIIDEVNKVDVADIKFEGNPALIEIIGKEIDDIYLDKVHSISIDPECIKRQKDLKIVYTPLHGTGMMLIPQSLRLWGFENVHCVPEQMVKSGDFPTVVSPNPENAEALTMALELAKKIDADIVMASDPDADRVGMACKNSKGEWVLVDGNQTCMIFLYYIIMNRKAQGKMQGNEFIVKTIVTTELIKAIADKNNIKMFDCYTGFKWIAREIAIHEDNGPLQYIGGGEESYGFMAEDFVRDKDAVSACSLLAEICAWAKDQGKTLFDVLMDIYQEYGLTLNKTINVVKPGKSGADEIKAMMQRFRETPPTELAASKVVCVKDYQTLKVTDGEGNVADLDMPAKSNVLQWYTADGTKVSVRPSGTEPKIKFYVEVKGKMQTASDYDAAREVAMKKVEAVMASLEI, from the coding sequence ATGGAAAATCAAGAATTGTTAGCCAAATGCTCAGAAGTGGCAAAGGTATGGGCTGAGAGTCCGCTCTACGACGAAGCAACGCGCAAGAGCGTTCAGGCCATGTTGGACAATGAGGACAAGACAGAACTCGTTGAGTGTTTTTATCAGACCTTGGAATTCGGTACGGGTGGTCTTCGCGGCATCATGGGTCCCGGCACCAACCGTATGAATATCTACACCGTGGGTGCTGCCACTCAGGGCTTGTCGAACTACCTGAACAAACAGTTTGCCGGCAAACTCGACCAGATTTCCGTGGTTGTGGGTCACGACTGCCGCAACAACAGCCGTCTGTTTGCCGAGACGTCAGCCAATATCTTCTCCGCTAACGGCATCAAGGTTTACCTCTTTGAAGATATGCGCCCCACGCCCGAAATGTCGTTCGCTATCCGCCATTTCGGCTGCCAGAGCGGTATTATCCTCACCGCCAGCCATAATCCAAAGGAATACAACGGCTACAAAGCCTATTGGGACGACGGCGCGCAGGTGACCGGTCCTCACGACACAGGCATCATCGACGAAGTGAACAAGGTGGACGTGGCCGACATCAAGTTTGAAGGCAATCCTGCACTTATCGAAATCATAGGCAAGGAAATAGACGATATCTACCTCGACAAGGTACATTCCATCAGCATTGATCCCGAATGCATTAAGCGTCAGAAAGACCTCAAGATAGTCTATACACCGCTTCACGGCACGGGTATGATGCTCATCCCGCAGTCGCTCAGACTCTGGGGCTTCGAGAACGTACACTGTGTGCCGGAGCAGATGGTCAAGTCGGGCGACTTCCCCACTGTGGTCAGTCCTAATCCCGAGAATGCCGAAGCCCTCACTATGGCGCTCGAATTGGCAAAGAAAATTGATGCCGACATCGTTATGGCGAGCGACCCCGATGCCGACCGTGTGGGTATGGCATGCAAGAACAGCAAGGGCGAATGGGTGCTCGTTGACGGCAACCAGACCTGTATGATCTTCCTCTACTACATCATCATGAACCGCAAGGCTCAGGGTAAGATGCAGGGCAATGAGTTCATTGTGAAGACCATCGTAACGACAGAACTCATCAAAGCCATAGCCGACAAGAACAACATCAAGATGTTCGACTGCTACACCGGCTTCAAGTGGATTGCCCGCGAGATAGCCATCCACGAAGACAATGGTCCGCTGCAATACATCGGTGGTGGCGAAGAAAGTTATGGCTTCATGGCAGAGGACTTCGTGCGCGACAAGGATGCAGTAAGTGCTTGTTCATTGCTCGCAGAAATCTGCGCCTGGGCAAAGGATCAGGGCAAGACACTCTTCGATGTGCTCATGGACATCTATCAGGAATATGGCCTCACACTCAACAAGACCATCAACGTAGTGAAACCAGGCAAGAGCGGTGCTGACGAAATCAAAGCCATGATGCAGCGCTTCCGCGAAACACCGCCTACAGAACTGGCTGCATCGAAGGTGGTATGTGTGAAGGACTATCAGACCCTCAAGGTTACCGATGGCGAAGGCAATGTCGCAGATCTCGACATGCCTGCCAAAAGCAACGTGCTTCAATGGTACACCGCCGACGGCACGAAGGTGAGTGTGCGCCCGAGCGGTACGGAGCCGAAGATTAAGTTCTACGTTGAAGTAAAGGGCAAGATGCAGACAGCCTCTGACTACGACGCTGCGCGCGAAGTGGCTATGAAGAAAGTGGAGGCGGTCATGGCATCGCTGGAGATCTGA
- a CDS encoding peptidylprolyl isomerase: MKKQLIFLFAAVSLGAFAQDPVVMTVNGKDVTRSEFEYSYNKNRDVEGAVEQKSVEEYAEMYLNYKLKVAAAEDANLDTVSSMKKEFLSYRDIQLTPYLVDEEFIDSVARAIYDRQAKQLNGQDILTMQHIQILVPSNGTQDVKDAALSRADSIYNALQAGADFDALAQKVSENRNTARYGGRLAPVGPGMLPKDFETAVYKLQKDEISKPIETPDGYHVVKMLNRAPLPPYSQEKDAIVTYLKQQGIEEASADNRIQKIVAQSGGTLTREAVLDSVMHAHVGTDNDLKYLIAEYHDGLLLYELSQREVWTPAREDEAALTNYYNSHKANYAWKEPRFKGYVIQAKDKKTFNALKKYVKKYAKTNPDGTDLTNLVKEEFNKENLVAKVSRKLVVKAGANKYVDQYFFKQGTAPETPDFPFTTAVGRKLKAPSSYLDVKEAVQADYQETLEKEWVERLRARYPYTINKDVLSTVNNH; encoded by the coding sequence ATGAAAAAGCAACTTATTTTTCTCTTTGCCGCCGTGTCGCTGGGCGCTTTTGCCCAGGACCCTGTCGTGATGACTGTAAACGGCAAGGACGTGACCCGTTCCGAATTTGAATATTCCTACAATAAGAACCGCGACGTGGAAGGCGCCGTGGAGCAGAAATCGGTGGAGGAATATGCAGAGATGTATCTGAACTACAAACTCAAGGTGGCTGCCGCCGAAGATGCCAATCTCGACACTGTGTCGTCGATGAAGAAGGAATTTCTCTCTTACCGCGACATCCAACTCACGCCTTACCTTGTGGACGAGGAGTTCATCGACTCTGTGGCACGCGCCATCTACGACCGTCAGGCGAAACAACTCAATGGTCAGGACATCCTCACCATGCAGCACATACAAATCCTCGTGCCCTCCAACGGCACACAGGACGTGAAGGATGCTGCCCTTAGCCGTGCCGACTCCATCTACAACGCCCTTCAGGCAGGAGCCGACTTCGACGCATTGGCACAGAAAGTGTCGGAGAACCGCAACACAGCACGCTACGGCGGCCGCCTGGCGCCTGTTGGTCCGGGCATGCTGCCCAAAGACTTCGAGACAGCCGTTTATAAACTGCAGAAGGACGAAATATCCAAACCCATCGAAACACCGGACGGCTATCACGTGGTGAAGATGCTTAATCGTGCCCCTCTGCCACCTTACAGTCAGGAAAAAGACGCTATAGTAACTTATCTCAAACAGCAAGGCATAGAAGAAGCCAGTGCTGATAACAGGATACAGAAAATTGTGGCACAGTCCGGCGGTACGCTCACTCGCGAAGCCGTACTCGACAGTGTGATGCACGCACATGTGGGCACCGACAATGACCTGAAATACCTCATCGCGGAATACCACGACGGTCTGCTGCTCTACGAACTGAGTCAGCGCGAGGTGTGGACACCTGCCCGCGAAGACGAAGCCGCCCTTACCAACTACTACAACAGCCACAAGGCAAACTACGCCTGGAAGGAGCCCCGCTTCAAAGGCTATGTCATTCAGGCAAAGGACAAAAAGACCTTCAACGCCCTGAAGAAGTACGTCAAGAAGTATGCTAAGACCAATCCCGACGGCACCGACCTCACCAACCTCGTGAAGGAAGAATTCAATAAGGAAAACCTCGTGGCGAAGGTTAGCCGCAAACTCGTGGTGAAGGCTGGTGCCAACAAATACGTTGACCAGTACTTCTTCAAGCAAGGCACTGCTCCCGAGACGCCCGACTTCCCCTTCACCACAGCCGTGGGCAGGAAACTCAAAGCCCCCTCTTCCTATCTCGACGTGAAAGAAGCCGTGCAGGCCGACTATCAGGAAACCCTTGAGAAAGAATGGGTGGAGCGTCTTCGTGCCCGTTATCCCTACACCATAAACAAGGACGTGCTCAGCACAGTGAACAACCATTAA
- the nudC gene encoding NAD(+) diphosphatase, with translation MYWFLFCQDNILLSGNEEKGWGIPDGDAPPVALERWHTVHRLPDLDGVPCRCVALDAPVVAEGFRMVGLRASYDILPRPLYDMAGKGREILYWDQNTKFCGVCGGPMKLHTDISKRCTNCGKEVWPSLAIAIIVLVTRGNEMLLVQSRNFRGDFMGLVAGFVETGETLEACVQREVWEETHLHVDNIRYFGSQPWPYPSGLMVGFTADYAGGELHLQRSELRKGGWFDKDRLPEIPGKVSMARMLIDDFLERHSIF, from the coding sequence ATGTACTGGTTCCTCTTCTGTCAGGACAATATCCTGCTTTCAGGCAATGAAGAAAAAGGGTGGGGCATACCCGACGGCGATGCCCCACCCGTTGCGCTTGAGCGTTGGCATACCGTGCATCGTCTGCCCGACCTTGACGGTGTGCCATGCCGCTGTGTGGCGTTGGATGCTCCTGTTGTGGCAGAGGGGTTCCGCATGGTGGGGCTACGCGCCTCGTACGACATTCTGCCTCGTCCGTTGTACGACATGGCGGGCAAGGGACGCGAAATTCTCTATTGGGACCAGAACACGAAGTTTTGCGGTGTTTGTGGTGGTCCGATGAAACTCCACACCGACATCTCCAAGCGCTGTACGAACTGCGGCAAGGAAGTATGGCCCTCGCTTGCCATCGCCATTATCGTACTTGTTACGCGCGGCAACGAAATGCTCCTTGTGCAGAGCCGCAACTTCCGCGGCGACTTCATGGGACTTGTGGCTGGCTTCGTGGAGACGGGCGAAACACTCGAAGCGTGTGTGCAGCGCGAGGTGTGGGAAGAGACGCACCTCCATGTGGATAATATACGCTATTTCGGCAGTCAGCCCTGGCCCTATCCCAGTGGACTGATGGTGGGCTTTACGGCAGACTATGCCGGTGGGGAACTCCATTTACAGCGCTCAGAACTGCGCAAGGGCGGCTGGTTCGACAAGGACCGTCTGCCCGAAATACCCGGTAAGGTGTCGATGGCGCGTATGCTTATCGACGACTTTCTGGAACGGCATTCAATTTTCTGA